A single region of the Pseudomonas granadensis genome encodes:
- the rplE gene encoding 50S ribosomal protein L5, producing MARLKEIYRKEIAPKLKEELKLSNVMEVPRVTKITLNMGLGEAIGDKKVIEHAVADLEKITGQKVVVTYARKSIAGFKVREGWPIGVKVTLRRERMYEFLDRLLSISLPRVRDFRGLNAKSFDGRGNYSMGVKEQIIFPEIDYDKIDALRGLDITLTTTAKNDDEGRALLRAFKFPFRN from the coding sequence ATGGCACGACTAAAAGAGATTTACCGGAAGGAAATCGCTCCGAAACTTAAGGAAGAACTTAAGCTTTCGAACGTGATGGAAGTTCCGCGCGTTACCAAAATCACCCTGAACATGGGTCTGGGCGAAGCGATCGGCGACAAAAAAGTCATCGAGCACGCTGTTGCTGACCTGGAAAAGATCACCGGCCAGAAAGTCGTTGTGACCTACGCTCGTAAATCCATCGCTGGCTTCAAAGTCCGCGAAGGATGGCCGATCGGCGTCAAAGTGACCCTGCGCCGTGAGCGTATGTACGAGTTCCTGGATCGTCTGCTGTCGATCTCCCTGCCTCGGGTTCGCGACTTCCGCGGCCTGAATGCCAAGTCCTTCGATGGTCGTGGCAACTACAGCATGGGCGTGAAAGAGCAGATCATTTTCCCGGAAATCGACTACGACAAGATCGATGCTCTCCGCGGTCTGGACATTACCCTGACCACCACTGCCAAGAACGATGATGAAGGCCGCGCTCTGCTGCGTGCTTTCAAATTCCCGTTCCGCAACTGA
- the rplX gene encoding 50S ribosomal protein L24: MQKIRRDDEIIVIAGKDKGKRGKVLKVLADNRLVVGGLNLVKRHTKPNPMSGVQGGIVEKEAPLHASNVAIFNGETNKADRVGFKVEDGKKIRVFKSTQKAVDA, translated from the coding sequence ATGCAAAAGATTCGTCGTGACGACGAGATCATCGTGATCGCCGGCAAAGACAAAGGTAAGCGCGGTAAGGTGCTGAAGGTTCTTGCTGACAACCGTCTGGTTGTTGGTGGTCTGAACCTGGTCAAGCGTCATACCAAGCCTAACCCGATGTCGGGCGTACAGGGCGGTATCGTCGAGAAAGAAGCGCCACTGCACGCTTCCAACGTCGCCATCTTCAACGGCGAAACCAACAAGGCTGACCGCGTTGGTTTCAAAGTAGAAGACGGTAAGAAAATTCGTGTCTTCAAGTCGACCCAAAAAGCGGTTGATGCTTGA
- the rplN gene encoding 50S ribosomal protein L14, with protein MIQTQSMLDVADNSGARRVMCIKVLGGSHRRYAGIGDIIKVTVKEAIPRGKVKKGQVMTAVVVRTRHGVRRADGSIIRFDGNAAVLLNNKQEPIGTRIFGPVTRELRTEKFMKIVSLAPEVL; from the coding sequence ATGATTCAGACTCAATCCATGCTCGATGTGGCCGATAACAGCGGCGCTCGCCGTGTTATGTGCATCAAGGTGCTGGGTGGCTCCCATCGTCGTTACGCTGGTATCGGTGACATCATCAAAGTTACCGTGAAGGAAGCAATTCCTCGCGGTAAAGTGAAAAAAGGCCAAGTGATGACTGCTGTTGTAGTCCGCACTCGTCACGGCGTACGTCGTGCTGATGGCTCCATTATCCGCTTTGATGGCAACGCTGCTGTTCTTCTGAACAACAAGCAAGAGCCGATCGGCACCCGTATCTTTGGGCCAGTGACCCGTGAACTTCGTACTGAGAAGTTCATGAAGATCGTCTCGCTCGCCCCAGAAGTGCTGTAA
- the rpsQ gene encoding 30S ribosomal protein S17 has protein sequence MAEAEKTVRTLTGRVVSDKMDKTITVLIERRVKHPIYGKYVKRSTKLHAHDETNQCHIGDKVTIRETRPMAKTKSWALVDVLERAVEV, from the coding sequence ATGGCTGAAGCCGAAAAAACTGTCCGTACGCTGACTGGCCGTGTTGTCAGCGACAAGATGGACAAAACCATCACCGTTCTGATCGAGCGTCGCGTTAAGCACCCGATCTACGGTAAATACGTTAAGCGTTCGACTAAGCTGCACGCGCACGACGAAACCAATCAGTGCCACATCGGCGACAAAGTCACTATTCGTGAAACTCGTCCGATGGCCAAGACCAAGTCTTGGGCGCTGGTTGATGTTCTCGAACGCGCTGTGGAAGTCTAA
- the rpmC gene encoding 50S ribosomal protein L29: MKANELREKSAQQLNEQLLGLLRDQFNLRMQKATGQLGQSHLLSQVKRDIARVKTVLNQQAGK, translated from the coding sequence ATGAAAGCGAATGAACTTCGTGAAAAATCCGCACAGCAGCTGAACGAGCAACTGCTCGGCCTGCTGCGCGACCAGTTCAATCTGCGCATGCAGAAAGCAACTGGCCAGTTGGGGCAGTCTCATCTGCTCTCGCAAGTTAAGCGTGACATCGCTCGCGTGAAGACTGTGCTCAACCAGCAGGCAGGTAAGTGA
- the rplP gene encoding 50S ribosomal protein L16 — MLQPKRTKFRKQMTGHNRGLALRGSKVSFGEFALKSVARGRLTARQIESARRALTRHVKRGGKIWIRVFPDKPISKKPLEVRMGKGKGNVEYWVAQIQPGKVLYEIEGVSEELAREAFALAAAKLPLATSFVKRTVM; from the coding sequence ATGTTGCAACCAAAGCGTACGAAGTTCCGCAAGCAGATGACCGGCCACAACCGTGGTCTGGCACTGCGCGGTAGCAAAGTCAGCTTCGGCGAGTTCGCGCTGAAGTCTGTTGCTCGTGGTCGTCTCACCGCTCGTCAGATCGAGTCAGCGCGTCGTGCTCTGACCCGTCACGTAAAACGTGGCGGCAAGATCTGGATCCGTGTATTCCCGGACAAGCCGATCTCCAAAAAACCTCTCGAGGTTCGTATGGGTAAAGGTAAGGGTAACGTGGAGTACTGGGTTGCCCAGATTCAGCCAGGCAAAGTCCTGTATGAAATCGAGGGTGTTTCTGAAGAGCTGGCGCGTGAGGCTTTCGCCCTGGCTGCTGCAAAGCTGCCGCTCGCCACCTCCTTTGTTAAACGGACGGTGATGTGA
- the rpsC gene encoding 30S ribosomal protein S3 — protein sequence MGQKVHPIGIRLGIVKEHTSVWYADGRTYADYLFADLKVREYLQDKLKSASVSRIDIHRPAQTARITIHTARPGIVIGKKGEDVEKLRQDLTKQMGVPVHINIEEIRKPELDGMLVAQSVAQQLERRVMFRRAMKRAVQNAMRIGAKGIKIQVSGRLGGAEIARTEWYREGRVPLHTLRADIDYANYEAHTTYGVIGVKVWIFKGEVIGGRQEELKPQAPAPRKKAAK from the coding sequence ATGGGTCAGAAAGTACATCCCATTGGCATTCGCCTGGGAATCGTCAAGGAGCACACCTCCGTCTGGTACGCAGACGGTCGGACTTATGCGGACTACTTGTTCGCAGATCTGAAAGTGCGTGAGTATCTCCAAGACAAACTAAAAAGCGCGTCCGTAAGCCGTATCGATATCCATCGTCCGGCCCAAACTGCACGCATCACCATCCACACCGCTCGTCCAGGTATCGTTATCGGGAAGAAAGGTGAAGATGTTGAGAAACTGCGTCAGGACCTGACCAAGCAAATGGGTGTGCCTGTGCACATCAATATCGAAGAGATCCGCAAGCCGGAGCTCGACGGTATGCTGGTTGCGCAGAGCGTAGCTCAGCAGCTGGAGCGTCGCGTAATGTTCCGTCGCGCTATGAAGCGCGCAGTACAGAACGCCATGCGCATTGGTGCCAAAGGCATCAAAATCCAAGTGAGCGGTCGTCTCGGCGGTGCTGAAATCGCACGTACTGAATGGTATCGCGAAGGTCGTGTGCCATTGCACACCCTGCGTGCCGACATCGACTATGCCAACTACGAAGCTCACACCACTTACGGTGTGATCGGTGTAAAGGTTTGGATCTTCAAAGGCGAAGTTATTGGTGGTCGCCAAGAAGAACTGAAACCACAAGCACCAGCGCCTCGTAAAAAAGCTGCTAAGTAA